From Aspergillus fumigatus Af293 chromosome 5, whole genome shotgun sequence, a single genomic window includes:
- a CDS encoding seipin co-factor family protein translates to MADPIVDLASRPDSQFDDEEHLKPHTQEKQPKQEQLENGKQQHTASAPTPNPHNLLPNTFTISGEYEANNMNPIISSVLVVLFSILSFLDTYILPSHLRVMILETALTHPLLTTFFLCQFVCSCIPVIIFLIGATIAGGIAVVVFSCFALLVLGPVLVATTITGLFLWGWGWVTFVVGRWLLRQYLSEDGDGEKDRARESVNGFNQYEAAKVKEESA, encoded by the coding sequence ATGGCGGACCCAATTGTGGATCTTGCATCTCGACCAGATTCCCAatttgatgacgaggagcacCTCAAACCACACACTCAGGAAAAACAGCCCAAGCAAGAACAGCTGGAGAATGGAAAACAACAGCATACAGCCTCAGCTCCAACGCCAAACCCACACAATCTTTTACCGAATACTTTCACGATAAGCGGGGAATATGAGGCCAACAATATGAATCCGATCATTTCGTCCGTTCTCGTCGTccttttctccatcctctccttcctcgaCACCTACATCCTCCCTTCACATCTCCGCGTAATGATCCTTGAGACTGCGCTCACGCATCCGTTGCTCacgaccttcttcctctgccaGTTTGTGTGCTCGTGTATTCCGGTCATAATCTTTTTAATCGGGGCTACAATTGCGGGTGGTAtagcggtggtggtgtttAGCTGTTTTGCACTGTTGGTGCTGGGGCCTGTCCTGGTTGCGACGACCATCACGGGTCTGTTTCTGTGGGGGTGGGGGTGGGTGACGTTTGTGGTTGGCAGGTGGTTGCTGAGGCAGTACTTGAGCGAAGATGGGGATGGAGAGAAGGATCGTGCACGGGAAAGTGTGAATGGATTCAATCAATACGAAGCGGCGAAGGTCAAGGAGGAATCAGCTTGA
- a CDS encoding putative importin 13 has product MSAGIQGLAPDVQHILNEARELVSQLYSPENAGNPAEIKFIQERLQSLQKGPEAWLIANDLLSANSTDMRFFGALTFTVKINLDWQKLNQHDVEELLGRLVGHYAVLVNSGERPLVIRKLATTLGTIFLKPGAPWTRAIWNVAASLAGSKYVPENQARSVDLLDSILPAMSQAQIVALLYFCNVLGEDLNKWSPEFRDGVDIRRAAENIQDAFAVVEFVLHHFLMQDASQDSYDPAPGIEALNAYSSWMSVQGGNLFRDTISAPQLTSATNHVVQCLKVPGLSKTAAQVIVEMMDWRDNIFDQDHLNAILSFIISDIGTAHIKSLLDGDFEAENMTFLELLLAFSTLKQREILTQPLNPQYSQVLTLIHALLKAPGYAAVDDLASPLAIEWWTEVADDFQEIIADSDNHSNFEPAKQNLARAALDCFEKLKYPTPEELQEWRDDDRSEFSSFRRDACDFILAVYPILGVDLVRVFQERTRTSLAEQNWRTFEAAVFCIAQLSEAVDDNQHADDCLNAIFFCDEFAHLCRGEGISISDKARQTLVDMLGRYQSYFERTHALLPLVLTFLFASLDVASCAPTASKSISHLCRSCRNALTSQLPAFLDQFDQFRHKATATVMTMEKVLEGIAAIIQALPTDEGKAQVLERILDYLRQQAIVARDEAARDLSDAAYSRSLLVLRCIASIGKGLRTETEIVLESSDSSNGDSHSLTFWNSGRGANAQSLIIQSMQLLMTEVPRDASTIEAACDILKAGFTEKAGPYVFPPMVTVSFVKSIPLGSAGTDMVMGTASAFLASHSAHPEHIREETVALIVHVYESICRMQEMPGFFDPEVANSGIDFLTRLVPKYYSVLFALTSAPPPSGESGTSRRSVLQTILDFTLQSLQGPEPLPLRSASQFWVSVLSLTTDPSEADPVQVVINEYLPSLCRVLILQLAGRCARSDIEHLCDVLRKVIFRHQGQARLHLSAALSSVDIDVSHEGQGHVSPQEKERLVSSLIAARGLRAHTNQLARGFWIKCRGAGFDYIG; this is encoded by the exons ATGTCTGCGGGCATTCAAGGCCTTGCTCCAGATGTGCAGCACATCTTGAATGAGGCAAGAGAG CTTGTCTCTCAACTGTACAGTCCAGAAAATGCGGGCAATCCAGCTGAGATCAAGTTTATCCAGGAGCGTTTGCAGTCGCTTCAGAAAGGTCCTGAGGCATGGTTGATTGCTAATGATCTGCTCAGTGCTAATAGCACTGATATGAGATTTTTTGGCGCCTTGACTTTCACCGTCAAAATCAACCTTGACTG GCAGAAACTCAACCAGCATGAtgttgaagagcttcttgGTCGGTTGGTTGGCCACTATGCTGTACTTGTCAACTCAGGCGAGCGCCCTCTCGTCATTCGAAAGCTGGCCACAACCTTGGGAACCATCTTCCTGAAGCCGGGTGCTCCTTGGACTCGGGCTATCTGGAACGTAGCTGCTTCCTTAGCAGGCAGCAAGTATGTCCCTGAGAACCAAGCTCGGTCTGTTGATTTGCTTGATTCTATCTTACCGGCAATGTCTCAAGCTCAGATCGTTGCATTGCTCTATTTTTGCAACGTATTGGGAGAGGACCTCAATAAATGGAGTCCTGAGTTCCGCGACGGGGTCGATATTCGTCGCGCGGCTGAAAATATTCAGGATGCATTCGCTGTTGTGGAATTTGTTCTGCATCATTTTCTCATGCAGGACGCTTCCCAGGACTCCTATGACCCTGCTCCGGGAATTGAAGCTCTCAACGCGTACAGC TCATGGATGTCCGTGCAAGGTGGAAACTTGTTTCGAGACACGATTTCGGCCCCCCAGCTAACATCAGCCACAAACCATGTCGTCCAATGTCTAAAAGTTCCTGGGTTGTCGAAAACTGCAGCTCAGGTTATTGTCGAAATGATGGATTGGAGGGATAATATATTTGATCAAGATCACCTCAATGCTATCCTCTCGTTCATCATAAGTGATATTGGCACCGCCCATATCAAGTCGCTTCTGGATGGCGATTTCGAAGCTGAGAATATGACATTCTTGGAGCTCCTACTGGCATTCTCGACTCTGAAACAGAGAGAGATTTTGACTCAGCCATTGAACCCTCAATACAGTCAGGTTCTTACCTTAATTCACGCCCTGTTGAAAGCCCCCGGTTATGCTGCAGTGGATGACTTGGCATCGCCGCTTGCCATCGAGTGGTGGACTGAAGTCGCCGATGATTTCCAGGAGATTATCGCTGATTCAGATAATCATTCTAACTTTGAGCCTGCGAAGCAAAATCTCGCCCGTGCTGCTCTGGACTGcttcgagaagctcaagtaTCCGACTCCAGAGGAGCTGCAAGAGtggagagatgatgatcgcAGTGAATTCAGTTCGTTTCGTCGTGACGCTTGCGACTTTATTCTAGCCGTATATCCCATTCTGGGTGTGGATCTAGTTCGAGTGTTTCAAGAACGCACAAGGACTTCTCTCGCAGAACAGAATTGGAGAACGTTTGAGGCCGCAGTCTTCTGTATTGCTCAGCTTTCAGAGGCCGTGGATGACAACCAGCATGCGGATGATTGTTTGAACGCAATCTTCTTTTGCGACGAGTTTGCTCATCTCTGCAGGGGTGAAGGAATATCGATCTCAGACAAAGCTCGCCAAACGCTGGTGGATATGCTAGGACGATACCAGTCTTACTTCGAGCGTACCCATGCTTTACTCCCACTGGTGCTTACTTTTCTGTTTGCATCTCTTGACGTCGCATCCTGTGCGCCAACTGCTTCCAAGTCTATCTCTCATCTCTGCAGATCGTGCCGTAATGCTTTGACTTCTCAGCTCCCAGCATTCCTGGATCAATTCGATCAATTTCGTCACAAAGCGACCGCCACAGTCATGACGATGGAGAAAGTCCTGGAGGGTATCGCTGCCATCATTCAAGCGTTGCCTACAGATGAGGGTAAAGCACAGGTTCTTGAGAGGATCTTAGATTATCTCCGTCAACAGGCCATAGTGGCAAGGGATGAGGCCGCGCGTGACTTGTCTGATGCCGCGTATAGCCGCTCTCTGTTAGTGTTACGCTGCATCGCAAGTATTGGTAAAGGTCTCAGGACAGAAACCGAAATCGTTTTGGAGTCTagcgacagcagcaatggcgacTCCCACTCACTTACCTTTTGGAATTCCGGTCGAGGAGCTAATGCTCAGAGTTTGATTATTCAATCCATGCAGCTCCTAATGACCGAAGTTCCCAGGGATGCGAGCACGATTGAGGCTGCCTGTGATATACTGAAGGCTGGCTTCACTGAGAAAGCAGGTCCATATGTCTTCCCGCCGATGGTGACTGTCAGTTTCGTCAAAAGCATTCCTTTGGGCAGCGCGGGTACAGATATGGTCATGGGTACTGCCTCTGCGTTTCTAGCGTCTCACAGTGCACACCCAGAGCATATCCGAGAGGAGACCGTCGCTTTGATTGTCCACGTGTACGAAAGCATATGCCGGATGCAGGAGATGCCAGGATTTTTCGACCCCGAAGTTGCAAACAGTGGCATTGATTTCCTCACTCGCCTAGTCCCGAAGTACTATTCCGTCCTCTTCGCGCTTACTTCTGCGCCGCCACCCTCCGGCGAAAGTGGCACATCGCGGCGTTCTGTGCTGCAGACGATTCTAGACTTTACTCTACAGTCTTTGCAAGGTCCAGAACCACTTCCTCTCCGCTCTGCCTCGCAGTTCTGGGTGAGCGTGTTGAGCTTGACGACCGATCCCAGTGAGGCAGACCCCGTCCAGGTTGTCATCAACGAGTATCTGCCGTCGCTTTGTCGCGTTCTGATCCTCCAGCTTGCGGGCCGCTGCGCTCGCTCGGATATCGAGCACCTCTGCGATGTTCTCAGAAAAGTTATCTTCAGAcaccaaggccaagctcGCCTCCATCTTTCAGCGGCTCTTTCCTCAGTGGATATCGACGTCTCCCACGAAGGGCAAGGCCATGTTTCTCCCCAGGAGAAAGAGCGGTTGGTTTCGTCACTCATAGCCGCTAGAGGTCTCAGAGCGCACACGAACCAGCTTGCACGTGGCTTTTGGATCAAATGTCGTGGAGCAGGCTTTGACTACATTGGATAA
- the ampp gene encoding aminopeptidase P encodes MLGFRSPIRLCKLSALGSTRLLPISRPKLFSTAVARYAADMETVNTTKRLARLRQLMQEHKIDVYIVPSEDSHQSEYIAPCDGRREFISGFSGSAGTAIVSMTKAALSTDGRYFNQASKQLDSNWELLKRGVENVPTWQEWTTEQAQGGKVVGVDPALITASGARSLEETLKRNGSSLVGISQNLVDLVWGKDRPAPPREKVRVHPDKFSGKTFQEKIADLRKELEKKKTAGFVISMLDEIAWLFNLRGSDIPYNPVFFAYAIITPTKAELYIDDDKITPEVVAHLGQDVVIKPYNSIFADAKALSEARRKEAGETASKFLLSNKASWALSLSLGGEEHVEETRSPIADAKAIKNEVELAGMRACHIRDGAALIEYFAWLENELVNKKTVLDEVDAADKLEQIRTKHDLFAGLSFDTISSTGPNGAVIHYKPEKGTCSIIDPDAIYLCDSGAQYLDGTTDVTRTFHFGKPTELEKKAFTLVLKGLIAIDTAVFPKGTSGFALDALARQYLWKEGLDYLHGTGHGVGSYLNVHEGPIGIGTRVQYTEVPIAPGNVISDEPGFYEDGKFGIRIENVIMAREVQTTHKFGDKPWLGFEHVTMAPIGRNLIEPSLLSDLELKWVNDYHAEVWDKTHHFFENDEFTRSWLQRETAPITK; translated from the exons ATGCTCGGTTTCCGCTCTCCAATTCGTCTTTGCAAGCTATCAGCTCTTGGATCAACCCGTCTACTACCAATCTCTCGACCAAAGCTTTTCTCCACCGCTGTCGCACGCTACGCCGCCGATATGGAGACCGTGAATACCACCAAGCGCCTAGCGAGGTTGAGGCAGTTGATGCAGGAACACAAGATCGATGTATATA TCGTTCCATCGGAAGACAGCCACCAGTCGGAATACATCGCTCCCTGTGACGGCCGCCGAG AGTTCATCTCTGGCTTCTCCGGATCTGCAGGAACGGCCATCGTGTCCATGACCAAGGCTGCACTGTCGACGGACGGACGATACTTCAATCAGGCTTCCAAGCAACTCGATAGCAACTGGGAGCTGCTAAAGAGAGGAGTTGAGAATGTTCCCACTTGGCAAGAATG GACCACCGAACAGGCCCAAGGGGGCAAAGTCGTTGGAGTAGATCCAGCTCTGATCACGGCTT CGGGTGCACGGAGTCTTGAAGAAACTTTAAAGAGGAACGGCTCATCGCTGGTCGGTATTTCGCAGAACCTGGTCGACCTGGTTTGGGGCAAAGACAGACCGGCACCCCCACGAGAGAAGGTCAGGGTTCATCCGGATAAGTTCTCGGGAAAGACATTCCAGGAGAAGATTGCGGATTTGCGCaaggagttggagaagaagaagacagctgGATTCGTTATAT CTATGCTGGATGAAATTGCCTGGCTCTTTAACCTGAGAGGAAGCGA CATTCCTTACAATCCAGTGTTCTTCGCATACGCCATTAttacccctacaaaggccGAGCTTTACATCGACGATGACAAGATCACCCCAGAAGTTGTAGCTCATCTCGGTCAGGACGTCGTGATCAAGCCATATAACTCTATCTTTGCAGACGCTAAGGCACTCAGTGAAgcaagaaggaaagaagctgGGGAAACAGCCTCAAAGTTTCTTCTGTCCAACAAAGCATCATGGGCACTTAGCCTCAGCTTGGGAGGCGAGGAGCATGTGGAGGAGACCCGGAGTCCTATTGCCGACGCTAAAGCTATCAAGAATGAAGTAGAGCTTGCGGGTATGAGGGCCTGCCATATCCGAGACGGTGCCGCGTTGATCGAATACTTTGCGTGGCTTGAAAACGAGCTGGTTAACAAAAAGACTGTTCTTGACGAAGTTGATGCCGCAGATAAGTTGGAGCAAATCAGAACCAAGCACGATCTCTTCGCTGGCCTTTCCTTCGACACTATTTCTTCAACTGGACCTAATGGCGCTGTTATCCACTACAAGCCAGAGAAAGGCACTTGCTCCATCATTGACCCGGATGCTATCTATCTTTGTGACTCTGGGGCTCAGTATCTAGATGGAACCACGGACGTCACGAGAACTTTTCATTTTGGAAAACCCACcgagcttgagaagaaggCTTTTACCCTGGTCCTCAAGGGTCTGATTGCCATCGATACTGCTGTATTCCCCAAGGGCACTAGTGGCTTTGCACTCGATGCTCTTGCCAGACAGTATTTGTGGAAAGAAGGACTGGATTATCTTCATGGCACAGGCCATGGTGTTGGCTCATACCTG AATGTGCACGAAGGCCCTATCGGGATTGGCACGCGCGTACAGTACACTGAAGTCCCCATCGCCCCCGGAAACGTCATCTCAGACG AACCCGGATTCTACGAGGACGGCAAGTTCGGCATTCGAATTGAGA ATGTCATTATGGCGCGGGAGGTACAAACAACGCATAAATTCGGTGACAAGCCATGGTTGGGCTTCGAACATGTCACAATGGCTCCCATTGGCCGCAACTTGATTGAACCATCCCTGCTCAGCGATCTCGAGCTCAAATGGGTGAACGACTATCACGCAGAGGTCTGGGATAAAACGCATCATTTCTTTGAGAATGATGAGTTCACTCGAAGCTGGCTTCAGAGAGAGACTGCACCTATCACTAAATAG
- a CDS encoding putative extracellular cellulase CelA/allergen Asp F7-like translates to MLYQRLTALGVAALVAASSVSASPMARGVKGRCRAKYNKAVSHVPTTHEATPTINLPVELPETQSQSPWPTVDEIVPVKKPQADEDPNASSSSSSSSSSLSTTSALPSSPATQEQDTVSAAPAEPTTAAPETVNKAATTASSSSSTTHSGKATFYGGNVSGGTCSFTGYTLPSGLFGTAYSGAAWNNAAECGACVSVTGPNGKTIKAMIVDQCPECEQDHLDLFQNAFTQLADVSKGIIPITWSFVPCGITTPLVLKNKEGTSPYWFSMQVMNANEPVAKLEVSTDGGKTWQGTTRTSYNFFEKSSGFGKDTVDVRVTGQSGATLTVTNVGTSSGSSVTAKSNL, encoded by the exons ATGCTATATCAGCGTCTCACCGCTCTAGGCGTTGCCGCTCTGGTCGCGGCCTCATCGGTCTCTGCAAGCCCTATGGCCAGGGGCGTTAAAGGTCGCTGTCGTGCTAAGTACAACAAGGCCGTCTCCCACGTCCCAACAACCCATGAAGCAACTCCGACCATAAATCTCCCGGTGGAGCTCCCAGAGACTCAATCTCAGTCCCCTTGGCCCACTGTAGATGAGATAGTCCCTGTCAAGAAGCCCCAGGCTGATGAGGATCCCaatgcttcctcttcctcctcctcttcttcctcttcgttgTCAACGACATCTGCACTGCCCTCTTCTCCCGCTACCCAGGAACAAGACACCGTTTCGGCAGCTCCTGCTGAGCCTACAACAGCCGCTCCCGAGACCGTTAACAAGGCGGCCACgactgcatcttcctccagcagcaccaCCCACTCCGGCAAAGCCACCTTCTACGGCGGCAACGTCTCCGGCGGAACCTGCTCGTTCACCGGGTACACGCTTCCCTCTGGACTCTTCGGAACTGCCTACTCAGGCGCCGCATGGAACAACGCCGCGGAATGCGGTGCCTGCGTCTCCGTGACAGGACCCAACGGTAAAACCATCAAAGCAATG ATCGTCGACCAATGCCCCGAATGCGAACAAGACCACCTCGACCTCTTCCAGAACGCCTTCACCCAGCTAGCAGACGTCTCCAAGGGCATCATCCCCATCACCTGGTCCTTCGTCCCCTGCGGGATTACCACGCCCCTCGTcctcaagaacaaggaggGAACCTCGCCCTACTGGTTCTCCATGCAGGTCATGAACGCCAACGAGCCCGTCGCGAAGCTCGAGGTTAGCACCGACGGCGGGAAGACCTGGCAGGGGACCACGAGAACCTCCTACAACTTCTTCGAGAAGAGCAGTGGGTTTGGAAAGGATACCGTGGACGTGAGGGTTACCGGCCAGTCCGGCGCTACCCTGACGGTGACAAATGTCGGGACCAGCTCTGGGTCCTCTGTTACCGCTAAGTCGAATCTGTAG
- a CDS encoding exocyst subunit SEC8 translates to MNGRNGYADGYGYPESNRYDRSDGGYGSSNSNLAVNGYSGGRDRRPGGYGGFYNESSQEPSPSASPERRRERWEDDRQNSSSRSRTRDTDSERRPPGSRDGRGRGETSWVASSSVERSGAEGAKPMSSGAGSQAMEDILQAIQRDWGFVASDDCVPVQVALQLMDTSTLGKADREPDFLNMNQQIQKTLKSVVNEHHQGFNSSIGTYHKIQSNIQSSQNRVRNLKHALEDAKAGLLYTKPELKGLATSSQKYDDLIQLLSQIQEIQSLPEKLESRISDKRFLGAVEVLHDAFRLLRRSELENIGALADIRAYFANQEISLTDILIEELHDHLYLKSPYCSNRWKPPAQEGEVGTANASSWTGVATWEKPVYAFLGKLDATTPLVEDASRNPEADTFYYIRLLIEALNKMGHLDIAVDRIEQRLPVELFAVVDKTNAEVDARHPNLGRGLSSRDGKTSLPTEAIEKRGHVLTEFLWTLYAKFEAIAEGHRVLHDAIAGIVEREGIPKNSSLTGGFKELWKLYQSEIRSLLHDYLATDGESSFRFREEEADAKRQIHAGHRDRNKKLFKLSETEQNTEMQAEQDELDEILKTSVPGLVSKTRQKFTTTDSSRNGQGNSGTGHKILIEPSVFNMSLLLPPSLSFIQRLKDIVPVDADIALSTLTSFLDDFLVNVFLPQLDETVTDLCSLSFIAPDAFTEDPQWSKSSPRPVFKGTVKFMSIIWEFSKMLSSIPHDQAFTQLLISQIVTYYDKCCGWYKAIVTKVSPRNHGQVRLKAAAEFAESGDIHDTVRDLWERPEDAKKELIVKEIELLLKRTDEVSLEPYDIISDPKTVVALSLLYNSMQWLASHLAKLRRITASESKQPQPEARATPRRWTLIGAMKSRRDSISQPVYLPLNHEMANAFDTTLQSLRNLASTALFALHIDIRCGVIHMLTRTMTGPNPPSNRDSEPTTPSPNSNLNWWHILVNQPTAASPTILELNNDLIAFDTNISSYLGPAEHWFITSGLARFIDQAFVSSTRHIGAMNENGALRLQLDVLVLQQNLKNIIIDPTADKAQDSTPEEPGNPDKVVALPRSAKFLDWFLDGAEKTLEYAKDEKELFAAQGDKALAAGNGEPLTYDELKVLIDLCFSEILRGPRGAENREDFMAAKKASADALLKLNEIMWDSK, encoded by the exons ATGAACGGCAGAAACGGTTACGCCGACGGATACGGATATCCCGAAAGTAATCGATACGATCGGAGTGATGGCGGATACgggagcagcaacagcaacttAGCTGTCAATGGTTATTCAGGGGGGAGAGATCGTCGTCCGGGTGGATATGGTGGTTTCTATAACGAATCCTCGCAAGAACCTTCACCTTCAGCCTCACCGGAGCGGCGCCGAGAGAGATGGGAGGATGACCGCCAGAACTCTTCGTCGCGATCGCGCACACGGGACACAGACTCCGAAAGGAGGCCGCCGGGCTCGCGGGATGGCCGAGGACGGGGGGAGACCAGCTGGgtggccagcagcagcgtCGAGAGGAGTGGTGCTGAGGGTGCCAAACCCATGAGCAGTGGCGCGGGATCTCAAGCTATGGAAG ATATCCTTCAGGCGATCCAACGCGACTGGGGCTTCGTAGCTTCCGACGATTGTGTACCGGTGCAGGTGGCATTGCAGTTGATGGACACGAGTACATTGGGCAAGGCAGATCGCGAGCCTGATTTCCTCAATATGAACCAGCAGATTCAGAAAACTTTAAAGTCTGTCGTCAACG AGCATCACCAGGGATTTAACAGTTCCATTGGTACATACCACAAGATCCAATCCAATATACAAAGCTCGCAGAATCGAGTCCGAAATCTAAAACATGCGCTGGAGGACGCCAAGGCTGGATTACTCTATACGAAGCCCGAGTTGAAGGGACTAGCGACGTCTTCCCAGAAATACGACGACTTAATCCAGCTTTTAAGTCAAATCCAAGAAATACAATCTCTGCCTGAAAAGCTAGAGTCCCGAATATCCGACAAGCGATTCCTTGGTGCTGTTGAGGTGCTTCACGATGCCTTCCGATTGTTACGGCGCTCCGAGCTAGAGAATATCGGAGCACTGGCAGACATACGCGCCTACTTTGCGAACCAAGAGATATCTCTGACTGATATCCTGATAGAAGAGTTGCATGATCACCTGTACCTCAAATCCCCCTATTGCTCGAATCGGTGGAAACCACCAGCGCAAGAGGGAGAAGTTGGCACCGCAAACGCCTCTAGCTGGACTGGAGTAGCAACCTGGGAAAAACCTGTCTACGCCTTTCTTGGGAAGCTGGACGCCACCACACCACTGGTAGAGGACGCGTCCCGAAACCCGGAGGCTGACACGTTTTATTATATCCGACTTTTAATTGAGGCGCTGAACAAGATGGGCCATTTGGACATAGCGGTCGACCGCATTGAGCAGCGGCTTCCAGTTGAGCTATTTGCAGTAGTCGATAAAACAAATGCAGAAGTCGACGCGCGTCATCCGAATTTGGGCCGGGGCCTCTCATCCCGGGATGGCAAGACTAGTCTGCCAACAGAGGCCATTGAAAAACGCGGACATGTTTTGACGGAGTTCTTATGGACTCTATATGCCAAATTTGAAGCTATTGCTGAAGGTCATCGTGTCCTCCacgatgccattgctggaATTGTGGAGCGCGAGGGCATTCCCAAAAACAGTTCACTTACAGGTGGTTTCAAAGAGTTGTGGAAGCTCTATCAGAGTGAG ATTCGTTCCCTGTTGCACGATTACCTGGCCACCGATGGAGAGTCCTCCTTTAGAtttagagaagaagaagccgatGCTAAACGTCAAATTCATGCTGGTCATAGGGATAGGAACAAG AAACTGTTCAAACTTTCCGAAACTGAGCAAAACACGGAAATGCAAGCGGAACAAGACgagctggatgagatccTCAAGACGTCGGTTCCTGGTTTAGTATCGAAAACCAGGCAGAAATTCACGACGACAGACAGCTCACGAAATGGGCAAGGAAATTCTGGAACCGGTCATAAGATACTCATTGAACCCAGCGTGTTCAACAtgagtcttcttcttccgccatcCTTATCCTTCATACAACGATTGAAGGACATAGTGCCTGTGGATGCGGACATTGCCCTGAGCACTTTGACGTCCTTTTTGGATGACTTTCTCGTCAACGTATTTCTTCCCCAACTGGATGAGACAGTCACAGATCTCTGTAGTCTTAGTTTCATCGCCCCAGACGCGTTCACGGAAGATCCTCAATGGTCAAAATCCTCCCCTCGGCCAGTCTTCAAG GGCACTGTCAAATTCATGTCAATCATATGGGAGTTTAGTAAAATGCTGTCCAGCATTCCGCATGATCAGGCCTTCACACAACTTCTAATTAGCCAGATTGTGACCTACTATGACAAGTGTTGTGGGTGGTACAAAG CTATTGTCACGAAGGTCTCGCCTCGCAATCACGGTCAAGTCCGCCTCAAGGCCGCAGCAGAATTTGCCGAATCTGGTGATATTCATGATACAGTTCGTGATCTCTGGGAGAGGCCAGAAGACGCTAAGAAGGAACTCATCGTTAAG GAAATTGAGCTTCTGCTCAAACGTACAGACGAGGTATCGTTAGAGCCGTACGACATTATATCCGATCCCAAGACAGTCGTCGCACTGTCGCTTCTCTACAATAGCATG CAATGGCTTGCAAGCCACCTTGCCAAGCTGCGCCGAATCACAGCCTCGGAGTCAAAGCAGCCACAACCTGAGGCTAGAGCAACTCCTCGTCGGTGGACCCTGATTGGGGCCATGAAATCGAGGCGTGACAGCATCAGTCAGCCAGTGTATCTGCCCCTGAATCATGAAATGGCCAACGCGTTTGACACCACTCTTCAATCGCTGCGTAATCTGGCCTCGACCGCGCTCTTTGCTCTTCACATTGACATCCGATGCGGCGTCATTCACATGTTGACCCGTACAATGACTGGCCCCAATCCCCCGAGCAACCGCGATTCGGAACCCACAACACCATCACCGAACTCGAACTTGAATTGGTGGCATATCCTTGTAAATCAGCCGACAGCCGCATCTCCCACGATTCTCGAGCTGAACAATGACCTGATCGCCTTCGATACGAACATTTCGTCATATCTCGGTCCCGCTGAACACTGGTTCATCACCTCGGGTCTTGCTCGATTTATTGATCAAGCATTTGTCTCATCTACTCGTCATATTGGAGCCATGAATGAGAACGGAGCCTTGCGGCTGCAACTTGACGTCCTCGTTTTACAGCAGAACCTcaagaatattattattgacCCGACAGCAGATAAAGCCCAGGATTCCACACCAGAGGAACCAGGGAATCCCGACAAGGTCGTTGCACTTCCGCGAAGTGCCAAATTCCTTGACTGGTTCTTGGATGGTGCGGAAAAGACATTGGAGTACGCCAAAGATGAAAAGGAGCTGTTCGCTGCGCAGGGCGACAAGGCATTAGCGGCAGGCAATGGCGAACCGCTCACATACGATGAGCTCAAGGTCCTTATTGACCTTTGCTTCTCGGAAATTCTCAGAGGACCTCGCGGAGCCGAAAATCGGGAAGATTTCATGGCTGCGAAGAAAGCCAGCGCCGATGCGCTGCTGAAATTGAACGAAATCATGTGGGATTCCAAATGA